One Phaseolus vulgaris cultivar G19833 chromosome 11, P. vulgaris v2.0, whole genome shotgun sequence genomic window carries:
- the LOC137823766 gene encoding putative disease resistance RPP13-like protein 1 isoform X4, whose protein sequence is MQESLIKSCSTSWKPRCTPSILWLMMQSESSSRIHMSETGCLRSKMLSLMPRISWMIYKRSPKDKMLNLNLKPQAVLARGDLGLKIAGGVGSGLSNDLSQKSQTTSLVVGTDIYGRDDDKRLIIDWLTSDINCGNQPSIISIVGMGGVGKTTLAQHVFNDLRVDEAKFDVKVWVCVSDEFDVFKISRAILEAVTKSTDDSRDLEMVHRRMKEELTGKKFLLVLDDVWNENQPKWEEVQKPLVLGVQGSKILVTTRSKEVASTMRSEEYSLQQLQEDDCWKLFAKHAFRGDCTQLNPECKKIGMKIVKKCKGLPLALKTMGSMLYNKSSVSEWKTVLQSEIWEFSKERCDIIPALALSYIHLPSHLKVCFAYCALFPKDYELEKKELIQLWMTENFAHCHQHSRTPEEVCQQYFNDLLSRSFFQQPNENKEVFIMHDLLHDLAKYVGGGLYFRCELDQTEKIQEVARHISFEFQHKQYFDGFGTLCNTKRLRTFMPNASSLNYLWSWDIKMSIDELFSKFKFIRILSLSHCSDLQELPDSFGNLEYLRSLDLSHTMIKRLTEKICSLSHLQILNLNYCIHLEELPSNLHLLSNLCRLELKETKVRKVPPHLGKLKNLKVVMNSFNVGLSKELGIQQLREINLDGSISIGELQNIEDSTEALEADLKNKTHLVELSLGWGRNGNSIDSKKEEDTIENLQPSKNLRKLSIFKYGGKQFPNWLLDKSFLNLVFLELDKCESCQRLPPLGLLPYLKRLKISGFDKIVSVDGDFHGNNSCSFKSLEILDFSHMSQWEKWDCQVVIGAFPRLIRLFISNCPKLKGQLPKQLVPLEILDIIFCQQLDASAPRALDLELRDCGKLQLEWATMKRLTMGGHNMEASWLEIVGSDSLEYLQIFAPPESITDDCVSLWTFPLDFFPKLSTLNLIGLVNFQMISQCLIHNHLECLEIIRCHKFESFPGNMHMHLPSLRKLFIQDCPRLELFFDRGFPSNLEELTIISCHKFKSLPENMHMLLPSLRKLYIADCPKLESFPYGGFPSNLENLVIVGIPRLESFPDVGLPSNLKYLCIDRCPLLKQCCQKEGGKDWEKIAHIQTLYIL, encoded by the exons ATGCAAGAGAGCTTGATCAAAAGCTGCTCAACAAGTTGGAAACCAAGATGCACTCCATCCATTCTCTGGCTGATGATGCAGAGCGAAAGCAGTTCACGGATCCACATGTCAGAAACTGGCTGCTTAAGGTCAAAGATGCTGTCCTTAATGCCGAGGATCTCTTGGATGATATACAAAAGATCTCCAAAAGACAAGATGCTGAATCTGAATCTCAAACCTCAGGCTGTACTTGCAAG GGGTGATCTAGGATTGAAAATCGCTGGCGGTGTTGGATCTGGGTTGAGTAATGATCtgtcacaaaaatcacaaacaaCATCGTTGGTTGTTGGAACTGATATCTATGGCAGAGATGATGATAAAAGACTGATCATTGATTGGCTGACTTCTGACATCAATTGTGGTAACCAACCATCAATAATTTCTATTGTGGGAATGGGTGGAGTGGGTAAGACCACTCTCGCTCAACATGTATTCAATGACCTGAGGGTGGATGAGGCTAAATTTGATGTTAAAGTTTGGGTTTGTGTTTCAGATGAATTTGATGTTTTCAAGATATCTAGAGCAATTCTTGAGGCAGTTACTAAATCAACCGATGATAGTAGAGATCTGGAGATGGTCCATAGAAGAATGAAAGAAGAATTGACGGGAAAGAAATTTCTTCTTGTTTTGGATGACGTTTGGAACGAAAACCAACCTAAATGGGAGGAAGTGCAGAAGCCCCTTGTTTTAGGAGTCCAAGGGAGTAAGATTCTTGTGACCACACGTAGTAAGGAAGTTGCTTCTACCATGCGTTCAGAAGAATACTCCctacaacaattacaagaaGATGATTGTTGGAAGTTGTTTGCTAAACATGCATTTCGAGGTGATTGTACTCAACTAAACCCAGAGTGCAAGAAGATTGGAATGAAGATTGTTAAGAAATGTAAAGGATTACCTCTCGCCTTGAAAACAATGGGAAGTATGTTATACAACAAATCATCTGTTTCAGAGTGGAAAACTGTGCTCCAAAGCGAAATATGGGAATTTTCAAAAGAGCGTTGTGATATTATTCCCGCTTTAGCATTGAGCTATATCCACCTTCCTTCTCATCTCAAGGTATGCTTTGCTTACTGTGCCTTATTCCCCAAGGATTATGAGTTAGAAAAGAAGGAGTTGATTCAGTTGTGGATGACTGAAAATTTTGCACATTGTCATCAACATAGTAGGACTCCAGAAGAAGTTTGCCAACAATACTTCAATGATCTACTATCAAGGTCCTTCTTCCAACAAccaaatgaaaataaagaagtATTTATCATGCATGACCTTCTACATGATTTGGCAAAATATGTCGGTGGAGGCCTATACTTTAGGTGTGAACTTGATCAAACAGAAAAGATACAGGAAGTAGCTCGTcatatttcatttgaatttcaaCACAAACAATATTTTGATGGGTTTGGAACTTTATGTAATACAAAAAGGTTACGTACATTTATGCCAAATGCTAGTAGCCTAAATTATTTGTGGAGTTGGGATATCAAAATGTCGATAGATGAATTGTTCTCGAAGTTTAAGTTCATACGTATCTTATCTCTATCTCATTGCTCTGACCTTCAAGAGTTACCTGATTCTTTTGGTAATCTTGAGTATCTCCGTTCCTTAGACCTTTCCCATACTATGATAAAAAGATTGACTGAAAAGATATGTTCACTCTCCCACTTGCAAATACTGAATTTGAACTACTGTATACATTTGGAAGAGTTGCCCTCAAATTTGCATTTATTAAGCAATTTGTGTCGCCTTGAATTAAAAGAGACGAAAGTGAGAAAGGTGCCACCGCATTTGGGAAAACTGAAGAATCTTAAAGTAGTAATGAATTCCTTTAATGTTGGCCTTAGCAAAGAGTTGGGTATTCAACAGCTAAGAGAGATCAACCTTGATGGAAGCATATCAATTGGGGAGCTGCAGAACATTGAGGATTCCACGGAAGCATTAGAAGCAGATTTGAAGAATAAAACACACCTTGTGGAGCTGAGCTTGGGATGGGGGAGGAATGGGAACTCTATTGATTCAAAAAAAGAAGAGGACACAATTGAGAATCTGCAACCTTCCAAAAACTTAAGGAAGTTGTCAATTTTTAAGTATGGCGGGAAACAATTTCCAAATTGGTTACTGGATAAGTCATTTTTGAATTTGGTGTTCTTAGAGTTAGATAAATGTGAATCTTGCCAACGTTTACCTCCGCTTGGTCTTTTGCCTTATCTGAAGAGGCTGAAGATTTCAGGGTTTGATAAAATAGTGAGTGTTGATGGTGATTTTCATGGGAACAACTCTTGTTCATTTAAATCCCTAGAAATATTGGACTTCTCCCATATGAGTCAATGGGAAAAGTGGGACTGCCAAGTTGTGATAGGTGCCTTTCCACGTCTAATAAGGCTTTTCATATCAAATTGTCCCAAGCTGAAAGGACAACTACCAAAGCAACTTGTTCCTTTGGAAATACTAGACATTATATTCTGCCAACAACTTGATGCATCCGCTCCGAGGGCTCTAGATTTGGAACTTCGTGACTGTGGAAAGTTGCAGTTGGAGTGGGCTACAATGAAAAGGCTTACAATGGGTGGGCACAACATGGAAGCTTCATGGTTGGAAATTGTTGGGTCCGACAGTCTTGAATACTTACAAATTTTTGCACCCCCAGAGTCAATCACTGATGACTGTGTTTCTCTATGGACCTTTCCACTGGATTTCTTCCCAAAACTCTCGACCCTTAATCTTATAGGGCTTGTTAATTTTCAAATGATTTCACAGTGTCTCATCCATAATCATCTAGAGTGTCTGGAAATCATTAGGTGCCATAAATTTGAATCATTTCCTGGAAACATGCATATGCACCTTCCATCTCTCAGGAAGTTATTCATACAAGACTGTCCAAGACTTGAGTTGTTCTTTGACAGAGGTTTCCCATCAAATCTAGAAGAGCTGACAATCATTAGCTGCCATAAATTTAAATCATTGCCTGAAAACATGCATATGCTACTTCCATCTCTCAGAAAGTTATACATAGCAGACTGTCCAAAACTTGAGTCATTCCCATATGGAGGTTTCCCATCAAATCTAGAAAATCTGGTAATAGTTGGCATTCCTAGGCTTGAGTCATTCCCTGACGTAGGTCTACCATCAAATTTGAAGTATCTGTGTATAGACCGATGTCCTTTGTTGAAGCAGTGTTGCCAAAAAGAAGGAGGCAAAGACTGGGAAAAGATTGCTCACATTCAAACACTATATATATTGTAG
- the LOC137823766 gene encoding putative disease resistance RPP13-like protein 1 isoform X5 has protein sequence MQESLIKSCSTSWKPRCTPSILWLMMQSESSSRIHMSETGCLRSKMLSLMPRISWMIYKRSPKDKMLNLNLKPQAVLARGDLGLKIAGGVGSGLSNDLSQKSQTTSLVVGTDIYGRDDDKRLIIDWLTSDINCGNQPSIISIVGMGGVDEFDVFKISRAILEAVTKSTDDSRDLEMVHRRMKEELTGKKFLLVLDDVWNENQPKWEEVQKPLVLGVQGSKILVTTRSKEVASTMRSEEYSLQQLQEDDCWKLFAKHAFRGDCTQLNPECKKIGMKIVKKCKGLPLALKTMGSMLYNKSSVSEWKTVLQSEIWEFSKERCDIIPALALSYIHLPSHLKVCFAYCALFPKDYELEKKELIQLWMTENFAHCHQHSRTPEEVCQQYFNDLLSRSFFQQPNENKEVFIMHDLLHDLAKYVGGGLYFRCELDQTEKIQEVARHISFEFQHKQYFDGFGTLCNTKRLRTFMPNASSLNYLWSWDIKMSIDELFSKFKFIRILSLSHCSDLQELPDSFGNLEYLRSLDLSHTMIKRLTEKICSLSHLQILNLNYCIHLEELPSNLHLLSNLCRLELKETKVRKVPPHLGKLKNLKVVMNSFNVGLSKELGIQQLREINLDGSISIGELQNIEDSTEALEADLKNKTHLVELSLGWGRNGNSIDSKKEEDTIENLQPSKNLRKLSIFKYGGKQFPNWLLDKSFLNLVFLELDKCESCQRLPPLGLLPYLKRLKISGFDKIVSVDGDFHGNNSCSFKSLEILDFSHMSQWEKWDCQVVIGAFPRLIRLFISNCPKLKGQLPKQLVPLEILDIIFCQQLDASAPRALDLELRDCGKLQLEWATMKRLTMGGHNMEASWLEIVGSDSLEYLQIFAPPESITDDCVSLWTFPLDFFPKLSTLNLIGLVNFQMISQCLIHNHLECLEIIRCHKFESFPGNMHMHLPSLRKLFIQDCPRLELFFDRGFPSNLEELTIISCHKFKSLPENMHMLLPSLRKLYIADCPKLESFPYGGFPSNLENLVIVGIPRLESFPDVGLPSNLKYLCIDRCPLLKQCCQKEGGKDWEKIAHIQTLYIL, from the exons ATGCAAGAGAGCTTGATCAAAAGCTGCTCAACAAGTTGGAAACCAAGATGCACTCCATCCATTCTCTGGCTGATGATGCAGAGCGAAAGCAGTTCACGGATCCACATGTCAGAAACTGGCTGCTTAAGGTCAAAGATGCTGTCCTTAATGCCGAGGATCTCTTGGATGATATACAAAAGATCTCCAAAAGACAAGATGCTGAATCTGAATCTCAAACCTCAGGCTGTACTTGCAAG GGGTGATCTAGGATTGAAAATCGCTGGCGGTGTTGGATCTGGGTTGAGTAATGATCtgtcacaaaaatcacaaacaaCATCGTTGGTTGTTGGAACTGATATCTATGGCAGAGATGATGATAAAAGACTGATCATTGATTGGCTGACTTCTGACATCAATTGTGGTAACCAACCATCAATAATTTCTATTGTGGGAATGGGTGGAGTGG ATGAATTTGATGTTTTCAAGATATCTAGAGCAATTCTTGAGGCAGTTACTAAATCAACCGATGATAGTAGAGATCTGGAGATGGTCCATAGAAGAATGAAAGAAGAATTGACGGGAAAGAAATTTCTTCTTGTTTTGGATGACGTTTGGAACGAAAACCAACCTAAATGGGAGGAAGTGCAGAAGCCCCTTGTTTTAGGAGTCCAAGGGAGTAAGATTCTTGTGACCACACGTAGTAAGGAAGTTGCTTCTACCATGCGTTCAGAAGAATACTCCctacaacaattacaagaaGATGATTGTTGGAAGTTGTTTGCTAAACATGCATTTCGAGGTGATTGTACTCAACTAAACCCAGAGTGCAAGAAGATTGGAATGAAGATTGTTAAGAAATGTAAAGGATTACCTCTCGCCTTGAAAACAATGGGAAGTATGTTATACAACAAATCATCTGTTTCAGAGTGGAAAACTGTGCTCCAAAGCGAAATATGGGAATTTTCAAAAGAGCGTTGTGATATTATTCCCGCTTTAGCATTGAGCTATATCCACCTTCCTTCTCATCTCAAGGTATGCTTTGCTTACTGTGCCTTATTCCCCAAGGATTATGAGTTAGAAAAGAAGGAGTTGATTCAGTTGTGGATGACTGAAAATTTTGCACATTGTCATCAACATAGTAGGACTCCAGAAGAAGTTTGCCAACAATACTTCAATGATCTACTATCAAGGTCCTTCTTCCAACAAccaaatgaaaataaagaagtATTTATCATGCATGACCTTCTACATGATTTGGCAAAATATGTCGGTGGAGGCCTATACTTTAGGTGTGAACTTGATCAAACAGAAAAGATACAGGAAGTAGCTCGTcatatttcatttgaatttcaaCACAAACAATATTTTGATGGGTTTGGAACTTTATGTAATACAAAAAGGTTACGTACATTTATGCCAAATGCTAGTAGCCTAAATTATTTGTGGAGTTGGGATATCAAAATGTCGATAGATGAATTGTTCTCGAAGTTTAAGTTCATACGTATCTTATCTCTATCTCATTGCTCTGACCTTCAAGAGTTACCTGATTCTTTTGGTAATCTTGAGTATCTCCGTTCCTTAGACCTTTCCCATACTATGATAAAAAGATTGACTGAAAAGATATGTTCACTCTCCCACTTGCAAATACTGAATTTGAACTACTGTATACATTTGGAAGAGTTGCCCTCAAATTTGCATTTATTAAGCAATTTGTGTCGCCTTGAATTAAAAGAGACGAAAGTGAGAAAGGTGCCACCGCATTTGGGAAAACTGAAGAATCTTAAAGTAGTAATGAATTCCTTTAATGTTGGCCTTAGCAAAGAGTTGGGTATTCAACAGCTAAGAGAGATCAACCTTGATGGAAGCATATCAATTGGGGAGCTGCAGAACATTGAGGATTCCACGGAAGCATTAGAAGCAGATTTGAAGAATAAAACACACCTTGTGGAGCTGAGCTTGGGATGGGGGAGGAATGGGAACTCTATTGATTCAAAAAAAGAAGAGGACACAATTGAGAATCTGCAACCTTCCAAAAACTTAAGGAAGTTGTCAATTTTTAAGTATGGCGGGAAACAATTTCCAAATTGGTTACTGGATAAGTCATTTTTGAATTTGGTGTTCTTAGAGTTAGATAAATGTGAATCTTGCCAACGTTTACCTCCGCTTGGTCTTTTGCCTTATCTGAAGAGGCTGAAGATTTCAGGGTTTGATAAAATAGTGAGTGTTGATGGTGATTTTCATGGGAACAACTCTTGTTCATTTAAATCCCTAGAAATATTGGACTTCTCCCATATGAGTCAATGGGAAAAGTGGGACTGCCAAGTTGTGATAGGTGCCTTTCCACGTCTAATAAGGCTTTTCATATCAAATTGTCCCAAGCTGAAAGGACAACTACCAAAGCAACTTGTTCCTTTGGAAATACTAGACATTATATTCTGCCAACAACTTGATGCATCCGCTCCGAGGGCTCTAGATTTGGAACTTCGTGACTGTGGAAAGTTGCAGTTGGAGTGGGCTACAATGAAAAGGCTTACAATGGGTGGGCACAACATGGAAGCTTCATGGTTGGAAATTGTTGGGTCCGACAGTCTTGAATACTTACAAATTTTTGCACCCCCAGAGTCAATCACTGATGACTGTGTTTCTCTATGGACCTTTCCACTGGATTTCTTCCCAAAACTCTCGACCCTTAATCTTATAGGGCTTGTTAATTTTCAAATGATTTCACAGTGTCTCATCCATAATCATCTAGAGTGTCTGGAAATCATTAGGTGCCATAAATTTGAATCATTTCCTGGAAACATGCATATGCACCTTCCATCTCTCAGGAAGTTATTCATACAAGACTGTCCAAGACTTGAGTTGTTCTTTGACAGAGGTTTCCCATCAAATCTAGAAGAGCTGACAATCATTAGCTGCCATAAATTTAAATCATTGCCTGAAAACATGCATATGCTACTTCCATCTCTCAGAAAGTTATACATAGCAGACTGTCCAAAACTTGAGTCATTCCCATATGGAGGTTTCCCATCAAATCTAGAAAATCTGGTAATAGTTGGCATTCCTAGGCTTGAGTCATTCCCTGACGTAGGTCTACCATCAAATTTGAAGTATCTGTGTATAGACCGATGTCCTTTGTTGAAGCAGTGTTGCCAAAAAGAAGGAGGCAAAGACTGGGAAAAGATTGCTCACATTCAAACACTATATATATTGTAG
- the LOC137823766 gene encoding putative disease resistance RPP13-like protein 1 isoform X2: MALELVGGALLSAFLQVAFDKLASPQILDFFHARELDQKLLNKLETKMHSIHSLADDAERKQFTDPHVRNWLLKVKDAVLNAEDLLDDIQKISKRQDAESESQTSGCTCKVLNFFKSSPITISSLNKEIECRMEQILDDLEFLSTQRGDLGLKIAGGVGSGLSNDLSQKSQTTSLVVGTDIYGRDDDKRLIIDWLTSDINCGNQPSIISIVGMGGVDEFDVFKISRAILEAVTKSTDDSRDLEMVHRRMKEELTGKKFLLVLDDVWNENQPKWEEVQKPLVLGVQGSKILVTTRSKEVASTMRSEEYSLQQLQEDDCWKLFAKHAFRGDCTQLNPECKKIGMKIVKKCKGLPLALKTMGSMLYNKSSVSEWKTVLQSEIWEFSKERCDIIPALALSYIHLPSHLKVCFAYCALFPKDYELEKKELIQLWMTENFAHCHQHSRTPEEVCQQYFNDLLSRSFFQQPNENKEVFIMHDLLHDLAKYVGGGLYFRCELDQTEKIQEVARHISFEFQHKQYFDGFGTLCNTKRLRTFMPNASSLNYLWSWDIKMSIDELFSKFKFIRILSLSHCSDLQELPDSFGNLEYLRSLDLSHTMIKRLTEKICSLSHLQILNLNYCIHLEELPSNLHLLSNLCRLELKETKVRKVPPHLGKLKNLKVVMNSFNVGLSKELGIQQLREINLDGSISIGELQNIEDSTEALEADLKNKTHLVELSLGWGRNGNSIDSKKEEDTIENLQPSKNLRKLSIFKYGGKQFPNWLLDKSFLNLVFLELDKCESCQRLPPLGLLPYLKRLKISGFDKIVSVDGDFHGNNSCSFKSLEILDFSHMSQWEKWDCQVVIGAFPRLIRLFISNCPKLKGQLPKQLVPLEILDIIFCQQLDASAPRALDLELRDCGKLQLEWATMKRLTMGGHNMEASWLEIVGSDSLEYLQIFAPPESITDDCVSLWTFPLDFFPKLSTLNLIGLVNFQMISQCLIHNHLECLEIIRCHKFESFPGNMHMHLPSLRKLFIQDCPRLELFFDRGFPSNLEELTIISCHKFKSLPENMHMLLPSLRKLYIADCPKLESFPYGGFPSNLENLVIVGIPRLESFPDVGLPSNLKYLCIDRCPLLKQCCQKEGGKDWEKIAHIQTLYIL, from the exons ATGGCCTTAGAACTTGTTGGTGGTGCTCTTCTCTCTGCTTTCCTTCAGGTTGCATTCGACAAGTTAGCTTCTCCTCAAATTCTCGATTTCTTTCATGCAAGAGAGCTTGATCAAAAGCTGCTCAACAAGTTGGAAACCAAGATGCACTCCATCCATTCTCTGGCTGATGATGCAGAGCGAAAGCAGTTCACGGATCCACATGTCAGAAACTGGCTGCTTAAGGTCAAAGATGCTGTCCTTAATGCCGAGGATCTCTTGGATGATATACAAAAGATCTCCAAAAGACAAGATGCTGAATCTGAATCTCAAACCTCAGGCTGTACTTGCAAGGTACTCAATTTCTTCAAATCTTCTCCTATTACTATTAGTTCCCTTAACAAGGAAATTGAGTGTAGGATGGAACAAATCCTTGATGATTTAGAATTTCTCTCAACCCAAAGGGGTGATCTAGGATTGAAAATCGCTGGCGGTGTTGGATCTGGGTTGAGTAATGATCtgtcacaaaaatcacaaacaaCATCGTTGGTTGTTGGAACTGATATCTATGGCAGAGATGATGATAAAAGACTGATCATTGATTGGCTGACTTCTGACATCAATTGTGGTAACCAACCATCAATAATTTCTATTGTGGGAATGGGTGGAGTGG ATGAATTTGATGTTTTCAAGATATCTAGAGCAATTCTTGAGGCAGTTACTAAATCAACCGATGATAGTAGAGATCTGGAGATGGTCCATAGAAGAATGAAAGAAGAATTGACGGGAAAGAAATTTCTTCTTGTTTTGGATGACGTTTGGAACGAAAACCAACCTAAATGGGAGGAAGTGCAGAAGCCCCTTGTTTTAGGAGTCCAAGGGAGTAAGATTCTTGTGACCACACGTAGTAAGGAAGTTGCTTCTACCATGCGTTCAGAAGAATACTCCctacaacaattacaagaaGATGATTGTTGGAAGTTGTTTGCTAAACATGCATTTCGAGGTGATTGTACTCAACTAAACCCAGAGTGCAAGAAGATTGGAATGAAGATTGTTAAGAAATGTAAAGGATTACCTCTCGCCTTGAAAACAATGGGAAGTATGTTATACAACAAATCATCTGTTTCAGAGTGGAAAACTGTGCTCCAAAGCGAAATATGGGAATTTTCAAAAGAGCGTTGTGATATTATTCCCGCTTTAGCATTGAGCTATATCCACCTTCCTTCTCATCTCAAGGTATGCTTTGCTTACTGTGCCTTATTCCCCAAGGATTATGAGTTAGAAAAGAAGGAGTTGATTCAGTTGTGGATGACTGAAAATTTTGCACATTGTCATCAACATAGTAGGACTCCAGAAGAAGTTTGCCAACAATACTTCAATGATCTACTATCAAGGTCCTTCTTCCAACAAccaaatgaaaataaagaagtATTTATCATGCATGACCTTCTACATGATTTGGCAAAATATGTCGGTGGAGGCCTATACTTTAGGTGTGAACTTGATCAAACAGAAAAGATACAGGAAGTAGCTCGTcatatttcatttgaatttcaaCACAAACAATATTTTGATGGGTTTGGAACTTTATGTAATACAAAAAGGTTACGTACATTTATGCCAAATGCTAGTAGCCTAAATTATTTGTGGAGTTGGGATATCAAAATGTCGATAGATGAATTGTTCTCGAAGTTTAAGTTCATACGTATCTTATCTCTATCTCATTGCTCTGACCTTCAAGAGTTACCTGATTCTTTTGGTAATCTTGAGTATCTCCGTTCCTTAGACCTTTCCCATACTATGATAAAAAGATTGACTGAAAAGATATGTTCACTCTCCCACTTGCAAATACTGAATTTGAACTACTGTATACATTTGGAAGAGTTGCCCTCAAATTTGCATTTATTAAGCAATTTGTGTCGCCTTGAATTAAAAGAGACGAAAGTGAGAAAGGTGCCACCGCATTTGGGAAAACTGAAGAATCTTAAAGTAGTAATGAATTCCTTTAATGTTGGCCTTAGCAAAGAGTTGGGTATTCAACAGCTAAGAGAGATCAACCTTGATGGAAGCATATCAATTGGGGAGCTGCAGAACATTGAGGATTCCACGGAAGCATTAGAAGCAGATTTGAAGAATAAAACACACCTTGTGGAGCTGAGCTTGGGATGGGGGAGGAATGGGAACTCTATTGATTCAAAAAAAGAAGAGGACACAATTGAGAATCTGCAACCTTCCAAAAACTTAAGGAAGTTGTCAATTTTTAAGTATGGCGGGAAACAATTTCCAAATTGGTTACTGGATAAGTCATTTTTGAATTTGGTGTTCTTAGAGTTAGATAAATGTGAATCTTGCCAACGTTTACCTCCGCTTGGTCTTTTGCCTTATCTGAAGAGGCTGAAGATTTCAGGGTTTGATAAAATAGTGAGTGTTGATGGTGATTTTCATGGGAACAACTCTTGTTCATTTAAATCCCTAGAAATATTGGACTTCTCCCATATGAGTCAATGGGAAAAGTGGGACTGCCAAGTTGTGATAGGTGCCTTTCCACGTCTAATAAGGCTTTTCATATCAAATTGTCCCAAGCTGAAAGGACAACTACCAAAGCAACTTGTTCCTTTGGAAATACTAGACATTATATTCTGCCAACAACTTGATGCATCCGCTCCGAGGGCTCTAGATTTGGAACTTCGTGACTGTGGAAAGTTGCAGTTGGAGTGGGCTACAATGAAAAGGCTTACAATGGGTGGGCACAACATGGAAGCTTCATGGTTGGAAATTGTTGGGTCCGACAGTCTTGAATACTTACAAATTTTTGCACCCCCAGAGTCAATCACTGATGACTGTGTTTCTCTATGGACCTTTCCACTGGATTTCTTCCCAAAACTCTCGACCCTTAATCTTATAGGGCTTGTTAATTTTCAAATGATTTCACAGTGTCTCATCCATAATCATCTAGAGTGTCTGGAAATCATTAGGTGCCATAAATTTGAATCATTTCCTGGAAACATGCATATGCACCTTCCATCTCTCAGGAAGTTATTCATACAAGACTGTCCAAGACTTGAGTTGTTCTTTGACAGAGGTTTCCCATCAAATCTAGAAGAGCTGACAATCATTAGCTGCCATAAATTTAAATCATTGCCTGAAAACATGCATATGCTACTTCCATCTCTCAGAAAGTTATACATAGCAGACTGTCCAAAACTTGAGTCATTCCCATATGGAGGTTTCCCATCAAATCTAGAAAATCTGGTAATAGTTGGCATTCCTAGGCTTGAGTCATTCCCTGACGTAGGTCTACCATCAAATTTGAAGTATCTGTGTATAGACCGATGTCCTTTGTTGAAGCAGTGTTGCCAAAAAGAAGGAGGCAAAGACTGGGAAAAGATTGCTCACATTCAAACACTATATATATTGTAG